Proteins from one Triticum aestivum cultivar Chinese Spring chromosome 7A, IWGSC CS RefSeq v2.1, whole genome shotgun sequence genomic window:
- the LOC123152928 gene encoding uncharacterized protein, with the protein MIEKLNKTGVSYKPSNLEEDEENLYGGINESSNDVGRPQKEFVYQKDDSDRFRTPSKMNLQKDDNGVDVTSRENTPFYCTPEYWDSFKGDMDDPVQVPEVSDEKAATSLETDEIASHASVGSQGVQEEVEEVTGRRKRRGSQHVKSPYVVPKPNKRAKRSAKGKLFQNGDVNKSGDEYDVVKASIKYVRAHEHLQKHAKTEIFNDGMEEGLTVRRACQIINHEWLSGDVIDAYSSFLVDKVNDDRFILTFL; encoded by the exons ATGATTGAGAAACTGAACAAAACCGGCGTCTCCTACAAACCCAGTAACCTGGAAGAGGACGAAGAGAATCTTTACGGAGGCATTAATGAGTCTTCAAACGATGTTGGACGTCCGCAAAAAGAGTTTGTATATCAAAAAGATGATTCAGACCGGTTCCGCACACCTTCCAAAATGAATTTGCAAAAGGATGATAACGGCGTTGATGTAACTTCTCGTGAAAACACACCTTTTTACTGCACACCTGAGTACTGGGATAGTTTCAAGGGTGATATGGATGATCCTGTCCAAGTACCAGAAGTATCAGATGAAAAAGCTGCCACATCTTTAGAGACGGACGAAATCGCATCGCATGCATCGGTTGGTTCTCAAGGAGTACAAGAGGAAGTGGAGGAGGTTACTGGCAGGCGCAAGCGCAGAGGATCACAACATGTCAAGTCTCCTTATGTGGTCCCTAAACCAAACAAACGTGCAAAACGTTCTGCCAAAGGAA AATTGTTCCAAAATGGTGATGTTAACAAATCTGGTGATGAGTATGATGTGGTGAAAGCGTCCATCAAGTACGTGCGTGCGCATGAGCATTTACAAAAACATGCCAAAACAGAAATTTTCAATGATGGCATGGAAGAAGGTCTCACTGTGAGGAGAGCTTGTCAGATTATTAACCATGAGTGGCTAAGTGGCGAC GTAATTGATGCATACTCATCATTTTTGGTCGACAAAGTTAATGATGATCGTTTCAT ACTTACATTCCTCTAA